The window TTTATTATGGAAACGGACCAAACTTCAAAAAAAGTATTAATTGTTGAGGATGATAATATTCAGCAGATTATCCTTGAACGATTTATCAACCAAATGGGACACACGGTTATTGGATCCAGCTCAAAGGGAGCCCAGGCTATCGAGTCTGCCCTACGCATTGGGGCGGTCGATATTATTCTCATGGATATTAATCTTGCCGATGAAATTGATGGTATAGAAGCTGCTAAAGAGATTAAGAAACACCGCAATGTCAAATTAGTGTATATCACCTCTTCGGATGATCCAAACCACCTCCAACGGGCCAATCAAACTAATTACGTTGATTATTTAAAAAAGCCTCTGTCAAAGGAAAATCTCGAGAGTGCTTTTCTTAAAGCTTTCCCTACAACCGCCTCGTAACATTTATTACAAAATTCTAACCCCTATTCCCCATTATTAGGGGTTTTTAATTAGTGGTTTAGCTGCGAATTTTCGAAAATAGAATTTCACGGCTAACAAACTATTCATGTTATGAAAGTATCAGAGGCTTTTTTAGTAAATACAAAAAATTTCGAGTCCATCGTTGAAACGCTGGCAAATTATCATGCTGAGGATATTACTATCAACAGCGATTTGTTAGAACGCTTGTCTTATTCTGACCCAAATGATCTGCTGGTTATTCGGATTCTTAAAGACTTTTCTATTATTGACAATGATGGCAAACCGTCCAAATATTTCGAGGAATTTCAACATCCCGAAACAACAAAAGTGGCTTTAGCCAAGGGACTTTTAAATGCCTATGAAGGTATTTTTGCCCAGCATCCCAATATCCACCAACGGTCACTTAAAGAAATTAAGGAAGTTTTTGATGCTCACTTCAAGGGCAATAAAACTGATCTTATTATCAAGTACATTTCTGGAACTTTCGAAAAAATTGTTTCCTTCGTAGGCCCTTCCACAATTGACAAGGTGCTTACTACAAATGCTGATGAGGAGTACAAATCAGAAACGGTTATGGCCGAAAACTCTCAACTTACCTCAAATGGTTCAAAAAACGATTCGGTAGAGAAAGACAATACGTTTATATCTCCCGAGGAAATCAGTGATAACAATATTGATGATTTTCTTAATTACTTTGAGGAATCTGACTCTGATGAACAGGAGAACTCAAAAATAGAAGATGAGGAGTCCCAAACCACTGATAATTCCTCCATACAGGAATTTGCGAATAGTAGTGAAGACTCTCCTCTTAATATGACCAAGAATGGTAAAGATGAAATAACGCAACAAAATGATACCGAAACAACGTCTGACCAACATAACGAGAATTCTGAGGAGGATAATATCTTTGATTTTGAAGATGATGAACAATTACCAACCGATAATAAATCAGCTTCAACATCAGCTGACGATGAAAACAATACCGACATTGATCCCACTGATTTAGAAGTACCCATGTCTGAGGCTACCAAACCAACCAGTTCTATGCCAAATCTATCTAAAGAACACCAATTTGTACAAAAGGCATTAATTCGAAAGTCTGATCTTCTTCATAAAATGAAGCGCTGGGAAGAGCTTATACCCACGCTTGAAGATATCATCAACCGATATGATAACAAGCAAACCGACTTTAAGGAGGCTGTTGAACGCGCTATCATCCGTCGGGCTATTGCACTACTGAAACTCGGCAAAAATGACGAAGCTCTTTCAGCTTTAACGACGGTGATCAATCGTTTTAAAGACTCCGAGAATACTGAATTTTATGAGCAGGCATCACGAGCTATGCTTTATAAAGTCAATATCCTGGAAAATAAAAACGCTTCATCTGATGAATTGCTTCCATTATACAATACGGTGATCGACAGAATGGATACCAGTTCTGATAAGATGCTGCAAGAAAAACTTAACCTTATTCATTGCAAACGATTTGACTTGCTCATCAATGAGAAAGAAGATGCTATTGTGTTGGATGCCAGCAAAAAACTTATCAAGCGTTTTAAAGACTCCGAAAATCATCAAGATTACCTGCAAAAAGCCATGATTATCAGAGCCGAAACACTTGATAATATGGGCGAAGACGAAGCTGCTTTACAGGCCTATGATGAGTTTTTAAACAGGTTCGGAAATCTGTAATCCTATTTTTTGCTTCAAGCGCACTAAAGGCGATGTGTTAACCCACATCGCCTTTTTTTATTTGCATCCATTTTAGATATCCTAAGCCTCATATATCTTCTCAGTGCATGGATATCATTTACTCAAATTCTTTTTCTTTGATTTATGGATATAGATAAGCTTCGTAAAGAGACCCCCGGCACCAAAAATGTACTTCACTTTAACAATGCCGGAGCTTCATTAATGCCAAGATCTGTTTCTGATGCCGTAATTAATTATCAGCGAGAGGAATCCCTATGGGGCGGCTATGAAACGGCTAATAAATATCGCCAGTCAATTAATGAAACCTATGATGTTATTGCCAATTTCATTAATGCTAAACCTACCGAAATAGCTCTTATTGAAAATGCTACGGTAGCCTGGAATATGGCTTTTTGGGCAATCGATTTTTGTGAAGGCGACCGCATTTTGACCTCAAAGGCAGAATATGCCAGCAACTATATCTCTTATCTAAAACTCAAAAAAGAAGTGAGCGTTAAGGTTGAAGTCATCCCCAGTGATAACGCTGGACAAACCTCAGTAGAAGCGCTCGAACAATTAATGGATGATCGGGTAAAATTAATCAGCATAACACATATTCCTACCAACAGTGGGTTGGTCAATCCCATTGAAGAGATTGGGGAAATTGCCCATAGTTACAGTTGTTTATATTTGGTAGATGCCTGCCAATCAGTAGGCCAATATCCCATCAACGTACAGAAAATTGGCTGCGATATGCTTTCAGCTACGGGACGCAAATACCTTCGCGGACCACGCGGTACCGGCTTTTTATATGTAAATAAAGATGTTTTAGCTGACCTTACCCCTCCTTTTGTTGATCTGCATGCAGCTGAGTGGACTTCATCAGGCGACTATAAAATCAGAAATGATGCCCGGCGATTTGAAAATTGGGAAATGAATTATGCAGGAATATTGGGATTGAAAGAAGCGGTATCATATGCTAATACTATCGGCATTACATCCATCTGGAACCGAATTGTGGGGCTTGCTGAGGAGCTTCGAACAAAACTTATTGAATTGCCTAACGTCACGGTTCAAGACATCGGTAAAACCAAAGGGGGACTTGTTACCTTCACCGTTGATGGGCATTCAACTAATGAAATCCAAAAAGAGCTGCACAAAAAAGGAATTAATATAAGCACATCATCAATCAAAAGTACGCGCCTGGATATGGAAGAACGTAATCTTACCGAAGTTGTAAGAGCTTCTATCCACTATTATAACACAAGGCAAGAAATTGAGCAGTTCATTATTACGCTATCAACCATACTTGATTGATAGATACTATTCCTCTTTAACAGCGGGTAGTAATTCATCTTTATATTGCAGCTCATAAAGCTTGCGATAGATACCATCTTCTCTATCAACAAGCTGCTTATGTGTACCCCGCTCTCTGATTTCCCCCTTATGCATTACCATAATTTTATCGGCTCCCTGAATGGTTGAGAGACGATGAGCAATCACAAGAGATGTACGCCCCTTCATCAACTTCTCAAACGCTTTATTTACAGTTTCTTCAGTTTCGGAATCCACGCTCGAAGTCGCCTCATCCAAGATAAGAATATTGGGATCGTAGACCATCGCTCGAATAAAACAAATTAACTGGCGCTGTCCCATCGAAATGGACTTCCCGCGTTCGCTAAGCTCGTAATTAAATCCATTGGGTAGCTTTTTGATAAAGGTATCAGCCCCAATTTCACGCGCCGTTTCTTTTACTTCTTTTTTAGAAATATCCGGGTTGCCCAGTGTTATGTTTTCCATAATCGTACCCGAAAACAGAGCATTATCCTGCAGAACCAGAGCAAAGTTAGAACGCAATTCTTTTAGCGTTAAATCTCTAATATCTGTTCCATCAAGTTTGATCGCCCCTTCATTGATATCATAATATCTCAGAAGTAAATTAATGATGGTTGATTTCCCCGCCCCTGTAGCACCAACAAACGCAATAGTTTCACCAGGCTCTGCTCTAAATGAGACATCTTTCAGTACGGTTTCTTCTTTATTATACCCAAACCAAACATTCTCAAACTCAACATAACCTTTCACCTCATCGATGTGTTCTGGTTCATCAGGATCATCAACTTTATTTTCGGTATCGAGCACATTGAAAATACGTTCCGAGGATGCCAACGCCGACTGGAGGGTATTGAACTTCTCTGATAATCCCTGAATCGGCCGAAAGAAATCCCGTACATACTGTACAAAAGCCAACAGAATACCAAAAGTCACCTCCCCCATAAGGGCACGTCCCCCTCCATACCAAATCACCAGTGCCATCGCTAAACTGGCAATAATTTCAACAAGTGGCCAAAATATGGCGAAGTAAAAAATAGTTTCGATATATGCATCGCGATGAGCGGCATTAATATTCTTAAACTTATCTCGCTCCCGCTCTTCTTTGTTAAACAGTTGCACAATCGACATACCGTTGATGTGCTCTTGTACAAAAGAGTTTAAGCGAGCTATTTGATCACGGACGTTTAAAAAAGAAACCCGAACCTTAGCTTTAAATACAAAAGTAGCATAAAAAAGGATAGGCAGAACCGAGATCGCCACCAGCGAGAGTTCCCAGCTCATACTGAACATAAAATACAGTATAAAGAAGATACGGAACATATCTCCAATAATATTAACCACACCATCGCTAAGCAGATCACTCAGTGCTTCAATATCACTGGTTGTTCGGGTGATAAGTCGACCGATGGGATTTTTATCAAAAAACTGCACGTGTAATGACTGTATCTTCTCAAATACAGCATTCCGCAGATTAAAAAGCGTCCCTTGCCCAAACCACCTCGTCAGGTATGTATTGGCTACGAGTAATAAAAACTCACCAACCAGTGCTCCAACAAGTAGCAAAATAATCCAAAGCAGACCCTGGAAGTCCTTATTACGGATATACTCATCAACGGCAATTTGAGTTAATTTTGGACGTACCGTCCCCATGAAGGCCGCACTTAGAGTAAGTACAATGCCCAGTACTACATACCAACGATAGGGTCGAATAAATTGATAAAGCCGCCGGAGAAGATCCGAATCGACGGCTTTATCAGTTGTTGAATTGCTCACACTATAAGAAGTTTAGAAGCGGTCGAAATCATCGAACGGCGTACGCGGTGTAATTTGCTTTGGTTGAGGCTGATCGCCACCATTACCACCGTTATTGCCGTTGTTCTTTTTATTATTGTTGTTATTCTTGTCATTGCTATTTCGCCGTTTGCGCTTTTTGCGCGAACCACTGCTACTACTGCTTTTACTGTATTTCTTTCGGGATTTTTTACCCTTTCCTGAATAGTTCTTACGCTTACGGAATCGCTTCTTCTTTTTCCGGCCACGCTTTTTCTTTCCAGAGGAAGAATCTCCTCCACCATTCTTATCGCTATTGTTATTTTGGTTAATCTCTTTGAGATAAACCTTGGGCTGAATAATCCCTTTCTCATGCGCCGGATCCGTAAAGATTGGCCGCAGCTCGGTAGCAACCCACGTCGGGAAGAAATCATCACGAGCTTCGCGCAATAGAACATATTCGTTCGTGTAACGAGCCGAGAAGTGTGTAATGACAAGCAGCTTGGTTTTTGCCTCATTAGCAACCCGTGCTGCATCTTTAGCTGTTGAGTGTCCTGTTTCTTCGGCTTTTTCCGAAAGGCTTTCACTAAACGTAGATTCGTGAAACAGCACATTTGTATTCATCGCCAACTTCACAGAATTAGGGCAATATTTGGTATCCGTTATATAAGCAAAGCTATCACCGGGTCGCGGATGCCCAACAATATCTGCTGATTTAACGACGGTTCCGTCATCCAATTCAACATCATTGCCGGCTTTAAGCTCTTTGTATTGCCAATCTTCGCTAATACCTTGTTCTTGAGCCTTTTCAGCATCAACCTTTCCGGGCTTATCTTTCTCTTGGAAACGATACCCAACACAAAACTTCGTATGATTTAGCGGACGTGCTTCAACATAAAATTCATCCTCGTCAACAACACGTTTTTCTTCAAAACCTTCCTCAACTTCCACAAAATTGATGGGATAGCTAAGATCGATATTTGCAAACTCAAAATTCCATTCTACATACTCTTGTATCCCTTCCGGACCTACAATTGTAAGCTCTCGGTCTCTTCGCTGCAGTTGCAGGGTCGATAATAAACCAACAAGTCCCGAATAGTGATCTGTATCAAAATGTGAAATAAAGATACAGTCGATTTGGGATCGTTTTAATCCTCCCTGCAGCATTCTCATTTGTGCGTTTTCACCACAGTCAAATAGATATACGCTACCTTCTCTCCATACAGCTACTGATGAAAGATGACGTGTAGCCGTTGGTGTAGCAGATCCAACACCTAATGGTACAATAATCATTGTGATACCTCTTTGTATTTTTAGATTAGATTGCGGTCAAACAATCAATCTTTGTTTATATTTATTTTCTATTTCTGTTCGTCAGATTTCAGCCAACTCTTCTTCGATGAGTTGCTTGTTATACATTACTGAATAACGGCCTTCTTTGTCGAGTAACTCTTCATGAGTCCCCTGTTCTACAACTGTGCCATCTTCCAGATAGTATATAATATCTGCATCTTTGATTGTAGAGATACGATGGCTAATCATTAAGGTTGTCCTTCCTTTTAATTCTTTTCTGAGATGTTTTAGAATGGCCTCTTCAGTTTTTGTATCTACTGCACTTAACGAATCATCGAGTATTATAATTTTAGGATCCCGAATCAAGGCCCTTGCGATTGCGGTTCTTTGTTTTTGTCCGCCCGACAAGGTAATGCCTCGTTCTCCTAAGATGGTCTCGAATTTTTTATCAAATTCCAAAATATTGTCACGAACCTGCGCTTTCTCAGCTGCCTTCTCCACATCTTCTTGCGATGCATCATGTGTTCCAAAGGCTATATTTTCTCCAATCGTATCAGAAAACAAGAACGTGTCCTGAGGAACCAATCCAATACTTTCTCGTAATACTTGTAACGGGATGGATTCGATCTTTTTATTATCAATTAAAATTTCTCCTTCTGTTACATCAAACAATCGTGGTATCAATTCTATCAACGTTGTTTTACCGCTTCCCGTTCGACCTACAATAGCTGCGTTCTGCCCGGCTTCCACTTTCAGGTTTACCTCTTTCAATGCATACTCTTCGGCGTCAGGATACTTGAAGGATACGTTTTTAAATTCTATTGATCCTTTAATTTCATCTATTTCCTGATCAGTATGACCTTTGTCCTCAATCTCAACGTCTTCGGTAAGCACTTGATCAATTCGTTTCCATGAGGCCATTGACTGTTGAAATCGATTAACGGTATATCCCAAAGAAGCCACCGGCCACGTTAAGTATGCTACATACACAATAAATTCTAAGATATTTCCAACCGTAAGCTGACCCTCAATAACCAGCTGCCCTGCCTTCCAAACAACAATTACCACCGATAACCCAATCAATAAGTTTAGTGTGGGATGAAAGAGTGACTCAACCAAATCAAGTCGTAACTTTTTCTGCCGGTACGACTCGCTTTCATCCTCAAAACGTTGCCTCTCATATGCTTCACGGTTGTATGCCTTAATCAATCGGATGCTTGAAAAAGACTCTTTAGCACGTCCTGCAATGGTA of the Fodinibius sp. Rm-B-1B1-1 genome contains:
- a CDS encoding response regulator; its protein translation is METDQTSKKVLIVEDDNIQQIILERFINQMGHTVIGSSSKGAQAIESALRIGAVDIILMDINLADEIDGIEAAKEIKKHRNVKLVYITSSDDPNHLQRANQTNYVDYLKKPLSKENLESAFLKAFPTTAS
- a CDS encoding DUF5343 domain-containing protein, which translates into the protein MKVSEAFLVNTKNFESIVETLANYHAEDITINSDLLERLSYSDPNDLLVIRILKDFSIIDNDGKPSKYFEEFQHPETTKVALAKGLLNAYEGIFAQHPNIHQRSLKEIKEVFDAHFKGNKTDLIIKYISGTFEKIVSFVGPSTIDKVLTTNADEEYKSETVMAENSQLTSNGSKNDSVEKDNTFISPEEISDNNIDDFLNYFEESDSDEQENSKIEDEESQTTDNSSIQEFANSSEDSPLNMTKNGKDEITQQNDTETTSDQHNENSEEDNIFDFEDDEQLPTDNKSASTSADDENNTDIDPTDLEVPMSEATKPTSSMPNLSKEHQFVQKALIRKSDLLHKMKRWEELIPTLEDIINRYDNKQTDFKEAVERAIIRRAIALLKLGKNDEALSALTTVINRFKDSENTEFYEQASRAMLYKVNILENKNASSDELLPLYNTVIDRMDTSSDKMLQEKLNLIHCKRFDLLINEKEDAIVLDASKKLIKRFKDSENHQDYLQKAMIIRAETLDNMGEDEAALQAYDEFLNRFGNL
- a CDS encoding aminotransferase class V-fold PLP-dependent enzyme, which translates into the protein MDIDKLRKETPGTKNVLHFNNAGASLMPRSVSDAVINYQREESLWGGYETANKYRQSINETYDVIANFINAKPTEIALIENATVAWNMAFWAIDFCEGDRILTSKAEYASNYISYLKLKKEVSVKVEVIPSDNAGQTSVEALEQLMDDRVKLISITHIPTNSGLVNPIEEIGEIAHSYSCLYLVDACQSVGQYPINVQKIGCDMLSATGRKYLRGPRGTGFLYVNKDVLADLTPPFVDLHAAEWTSSGDYKIRNDARRFENWEMNYAGILGLKEAVSYANTIGITSIWNRIVGLAEELRTKLIELPNVTVQDIGKTKGGLVTFTVDGHSTNEIQKELHKKGINISTSSIKSTRLDMEERNLTEVVRASIHYYNTRQEIEQFIITLSTILD
- a CDS encoding ABC transporter ATP-binding protein, producing the protein MSNSTTDKAVDSDLLRRLYQFIRPYRWYVVLGIVLTLSAAFMGTVRPKLTQIAVDEYIRNKDFQGLLWIILLLVGALVGEFLLLVANTYLTRWFGQGTLFNLRNAVFEKIQSLHVQFFDKNPIGRLITRTTSDIEALSDLLSDGVVNIIGDMFRIFFILYFMFSMSWELSLVAISVLPILFYATFVFKAKVRVSFLNVRDQIARLNSFVQEHINGMSIVQLFNKEERERDKFKNINAAHRDAYIETIFYFAIFWPLVEIIASLAMALVIWYGGGRALMGEVTFGILLAFVQYVRDFFRPIQGLSEKFNTLQSALASSERIFNVLDTENKVDDPDEPEHIDEVKGYVEFENVWFGYNKEETVLKDVSFRAEPGETIAFVGATGAGKSTIINLLLRYYDINEGAIKLDGTDIRDLTLKELRSNFALVLQDNALFSGTIMENITLGNPDISKKEVKETAREIGADTFIKKLPNGFNYELSERGKSISMGQRQLICFIRAMVYDPNILILDEATSSVDSETEETVNKAFEKLMKGRTSLVIAHRLSTIQGADKIMVMHKGEIRERGTHKQLVDREDGIYRKLYELQYKDELLPAVKEE
- the rnz gene encoding ribonuclease Z, which encodes MIIVPLGVGSATPTATRHLSSVAVWREGSVYLFDCGENAQMRMLQGGLKRSQIDCIFISHFDTDHYSGLVGLLSTLQLQRRDRELTIVGPEGIQEYVEWNFEFANIDLSYPINFVEVEEGFEEKRVVDEDEFYVEARPLNHTKFCVGYRFQEKDKPGKVDAEKAQEQGISEDWQYKELKAGNDVELDDGTVVKSADIVGHPRPGDSFAYITDTKYCPNSVKLAMNTNVLFHESTFSESLSEKAEETGHSTAKDAARVANEAKTKLLVITHFSARYTNEYVLLREARDDFFPTWVATELRPIFTDPAHEKGIIQPKVYLKEINQNNNSDKNGGGDSSSGKKKRGRKKKKRFRKRKNYSGKGKKSRKKYSKSSSSSGSRKKRKRRNSNDKNNNNNKKNNGNNGGNGGDQPQPKQITPRTPFDDFDRF
- a CDS encoding ABC transporter ATP-binding protein; translation: MGSLQKLNQYFKKYKGTIILGSLFLTASNFFLIWIPVYLRRTVDEVSQVDIEESPETFDSIVEVLFSSSASWILAKNALLLVGAVLLSGLLLFATRQTLIVASRKIEFDLRNDIFNKLLKLPQRFYSNYNSGEVYVRATEDVSKVREYFGPAYMYTINTLTRMGFIITMMIIVSPELTMWALLPLPFLSAFAYWVSGYINDYSRIIQEQYSTIAGRAKESFSSIRLIKAYNREAYERQRFEDESESYRQKKLRLDLVESLFHPTLNLLIGLSVVIVVWKAGQLVIEGQLTVGNILEFIVYVAYLTWPVASLGYTVNRFQQSMASWKRIDQVLTEDVEIEDKGHTDQEIDEIKGSIEFKNVSFKYPDAEEYALKEVNLKVEAGQNAAIVGRTGSGKTTLIELIPRLFDVTEGEILIDNKKIESIPLQVLRESIGLVPQDTFLFSDTIGENIAFGTHDASQEDVEKAAEKAQVRDNILEFDKKFETILGERGITLSGGQKQRTAIARALIRDPKIIILDDSLSAVDTKTEEAILKHLRKELKGRTTLMISHRISTIKDADIIYYLEDGTVVEQGTHEELLDKEGRYSVMYNKQLIEEELAEI